In Camelina sativa cultivar DH55 chromosome 16, Cs, whole genome shotgun sequence, a single window of DNA contains:
- the LOC104752693 gene encoding probable glucuronoxylan glucuronosyltransferase IRX7 gives MLTHKQRRTEKSLCFKQYYKWILCFSLTLYFLASFFVDHDQDQDQEDKSSPLRSNPLLTNPKPKLFASRAMFESKIHDHKLWFAPQRPNIRTDVFNNLKIYVYDLPSKFNKDWLANDRCSNHLFAAEVALHKALLSLDEEVGTKDPYEADFFFVPVYVSCNFSTINGFPAIGHARSLIDEAIKLISTQYPFWNRNNGSDHVFTATHDFGSCFHTMEDRAIADGVPHILRNSIVLQTFGVTYNHPCQEVENVVIPPYISPESLQKTQKNIPVNKERDIWVFFRGKMELHPKNISGRFYSKRVRTKIWRSYGGDRRFYLQRQRFAGYQSEIARSVFCLCPLGWAPWSPRLVESVALGCVPVIIADGIRLPFPSAVRWPDISLTVAERDVGKLGQILEHVAATNLSVIQRNLEDESVKRALVFNVPLREGDATWQVLEALSKKLNRSVRRSNSY, from the exons ATGCTAACGCATAAAcagagaagaacagagaaaagtCTCTGTTTCAAACAATACTACAAATGGATCCTCTGTTTCTCCCTTACTCTCTATTTTCTTGCTTCCTTTTTTGTCGACCAtgatcaagatcaagatcaagaagATAAGTCTTCTCCTCTCCGATCAAACCCTCTTCTTACTAACCCTAAACCAAAGCTTTTCGCTTCTCGTGCCATGTTTGAATCTAAAATTCATGACCACAAACTTTGGTTTGCCCCTCAACGTCCCAACATCAGAACAG ATGTATTCAACAATTTGAAAATCTACGTGTATGACTTACCTTCAAAGTTCAACAAAGACTGGTTAGCCAACGACAGGTGCAGCAACCACCTCTTTGCCGCGGAGGTGGCACTCCACAAGGCGTTGCTCAGCCTCGATGAAGAAGTAGGCACGAAAGATCCTTACGAAGCCGATTTCTTCTTCGTCCCAGTCTATGTCTCTTGCAACTTCAGCACCATCAATGGCTTTCCCGCGATTGGTCACGCACGATCACTTATCGATGAAGCGATTAAGCTCATCTCGACTCAATACCCGTTTTGGAATCGAAACAATGGCTCTGACCACGTCTTCACGGCTACACACGACTTTGGCTCTTGTTTCCACACCATG GAGGATAGAGCTATTGCTGATGGAGTACCACATATCTTGAGAAACTCTATAGTTTTGCAAACTTTTGGTGTTACATATAACCATCCATGCCAAGAAGTAGAGAACGTTGTGATACCACCGTACATCTCACCGGAAAGTTtacaaaagactcaaaagaatATTCCGGTAAATAAAGAACGAGACATTTGGGTTTTTTTCCGGGGCAAGATGGAGCTTCATCCCAAAAACATCAGTGGTCGCTTCTATAGCAA GAGAGTAAGGACTAAAATATGGCGGAGTTACGGCGGTGACCGGAGGTTTTATCTCCAACGGCAAAGATTCGCCGGTTACCAGTCAGAGATAGCtcgttctgttttttgtttgtgtccTCTCGGGTGGGCACCGTGGAGTCCAAGACTTGTCGAGTCGGTGGCTCTTGGTTGTGTTCCCGTGATTATAGCCGACGGGATTCGTTTGCCGTTTCCTTCCGCCGTGCGTTGGCCGGATATCTCGCTCACAGTGGCGGAGAGAGACGTGGGAAAGCTAGGGCAGATTTTGGAACACGTGGCGGCTACTAATTTGTCTGTCATACAGAGAAACTTGGAGGATGAGTCTGTTAAGAGGGCCCTTGTGTTTAATGTTCCTTTAAGAGAGGGAGATGCCACGTGGCAAGTTTTGGAGGCTTTGTCAAAGAAATTGAATAGGTCTGTTAGAAGGTCAAACTCTTATTAG
- the LOC104752694 gene encoding uncharacterized protein LOC104752694, producing MESTETVLCTLLAVDLTDYCYRVCSRCQRVLPSDNNGVTSSSLCKFCKSKEPKLLYRILMSIATDTSVKTVICFDRAATVLFGCSADEFFHFTKLNPLTASMVNQVFDGEMLRMTLTRPHNPNAQHMRVASIVPLRSGFQPAIVTLREICTMNASSGSCSTTNHNL from the exons atggaatCCACTGAAACGGTTCTTTGCACGTTGCTTGCCGTCGACCTAACTGACTATTGCTACAGAGTTTGTTCTCGCTGCCAAAGAGTCCTTCCCTCAGACAACAATGGCGTTACCTCTTCTTCATTATGCAAATTCTGCAAATCAAAAGAACCCAAATTGCTCTATCGGATCCTC atgtCTATAGCAACAGATACATCAGTGAAAACTGTGATCTGTTTTGATAGAGCTGCCACTGTTCTCTTTGGTTGTTCAGCAGATGAGTTCTTCCACTTCACCAAGCTCAATCCTTTAACCG CATCAATGGTGAATCAAGTCTTTGATGGAGAAATGCTAAGGATGACATTGACCCGGCCTCACAACCCAAACGCTCAACACATGAGAGTTGCTTCAATCGTTCCTCTAAGATCAGGATTTCAGCCTGCAATTGTAACCTTGAGAGAGATTTGCACAATGAATGCTTCTTCAGGGAGTTGCTCAACAACAAATCACAATCTCTAG
- the LOC104752696 gene encoding alpha-L-fucosidase 1-like → MNCPITLLIFSILCISKLSNSSRLKPHPLPILPLPTSQQLQWQLGSMAMFLHFGPNTFTDSEWGTGKANPSVFNPTHLNATQWVQIAKDSGFSRVILTAKHHDGFCLWPSEYTDYSVKSSPFRGGDGDVVAELAAAAAEAGIGLGLYLSPWDRHDPCYGNTLEYNEFYLSQMTELLTKYGEIKEVWLDGAKGEGEKDMEYFFDTWFSLIHQLQPGAVIFSDAGPDVRWIGDEAGHAGSTCWSLFNRTNAKIGDTDPLYSQQGDGFGQDWVPAECDVSIRPGWFWHALESPKPALQLLDIYYNSVGRNCLFLLNVPPNSSGLISEQDIKVLEEFRGLKKSIFSNNLARKALVNSSSIRGSQFGPNNVLVQGLDKYWAPEENDKTWELYLAFKDSVSFNVLEIREPIHMGQRVASFHLETHNTVSGEWERVVSSTTIGNKRLLRFPKVQSRSLKLVVDKARADPLISYLGIYMDKFSVSSANTTTKITITRTLKEEQQLHDL, encoded by the exons ATGAACTGTCCAATCACTCTCCTAATCTTCTCAATCCTCTGTATCTCGAAACTCTCAAATTCATCTCGGTTAAAACCACATCCACTTCCAATCTTACCTCTGCCTACATCCCAACAGCTCCAATGGCAACTCGGATCCATGGCGATGTTCCTCCATTTCGGACCCAATACTTTCACAGACTCAGAATGGGGCACCGGAAAAGCCAACCCATCCGTTTTCAACCCGACTCATCTCAACGCTACCCAATGGGTCCAAATCGCTAAAGACTCAGGCTTTTCCCGGGTCATCCTCACTGCGAAGCACCACGACGGGTTCTGTCTCTGGCCTAGCGAATACACCGATTACTCTGTCAAATCTAGCCCCTTTAGAGGCGGAGACGGAGACGTAGTGGCTGAACTTGCTGCTGCGGCGGCGGAAGCTGGAATTGGACTTGGTCTTTACCTTTCTCCATGGGATCGTCATGATCCGTGTTATGGCAATACATTGGAGTATAACGAGTTTTATCTGAGTCAAATGACCGAGTTACTTACAAA GTATGGAGAGATTAAGGAAGTTTGGTTAGATGGAGCTaagggagaaggagagaaagatatGGAATATTTCTTTGATACTTGGTTTAGTTTGATCCATCAGCTTCAGCCCGGAGCTGTTATTTTCTCTGACGCCGGTCCTGATGTCCGCTGGATCGGTGATGAAGCTGGACACGCTGGTTCCACTTGCTGGTCACTCTTTAATCGAACCAATGCCAAGATTGGCGACACTGATCCTTTGTAttctcagcaaggtgatggctTTGGGCAAGATTGGGTACCAGCGGAATGTGATGTATCGATTCGACCCGGTTGGTTTTGGCACGCATTGGAGTCGCCTAAACCGGCTCTTCAGCTTTTGGATATATACTATAACTCTGTTGGAAGAAACTGTCTCTTCTTGCTTAATGTGCCTCCTAATTCTTCAGGGTTGATATCTGAACAAGACATTAAGGTTCTTGAGGAGTTCCGCGGGTTGAAAAAGTCCATTTTCTCCAACAATCTCGCCCGTAAAGCCTTGGTTAACTCGAGCAGCATCCGTGGAAGTCAGTTTGGTCCTAACAATGTTTTGGTACAAGGATTAGATAAGTATTGGGCGCCAGAGGAGAATGACAAGACATGGGAGTTGTACTTAGCGTTTAAAGACTCGGTTAGTTTTAACGTGTTGGAAATTAGAGAGCCGATCCATATGGGTCAGAGGGTTGCGTCTTTCCATCTCGAGACGCACAACACTGTAAGCGGGGAGTGGGAGAGAGTTGTGAGCAGCACGACGATCGGGAACAAAAGACTTTTACGGTTTCCCAAGGTTCAGTCGCGGTCTCTAAAGCTTGTGGTGGACAAAGCGAGAGCCGACCCACTTATATCATACCTTGGAATCTACATGGACAAGTTTTCAGTTTCAAGtgcaaacacaacaacaaagataacaATCACAAGGACACTCAAGGAGGAGCAACAACTACATGATTTGTAA